One genomic window of Pungitius pungitius chromosome 11, fPunPun2.1, whole genome shotgun sequence includes the following:
- the LOC119198030 gene encoding skin secretory protein xP2-like has product MGCSSSSAQTLDQENRPGTKPEENHGDPLAAGNGFIAEDSQTIENQMQLPVQMILPDDLHQGVNEETEAALIALEAQEDLGSGEDLLTDLGPQPEPVSPAAPTPKAVVVDSLQPVEEAVHLGSVVPEVAREDRVLVKASEDVPAVEAVVQSEAPDVEAVVQTEAPDVEAIVQTEAPDVEAVVQTEAPDVEAVVQSEAPDVEAVVQTEALNVEAVVQTEAPDVEAVVQSEAPDVEAVVQTEAPDVEAIVQTEAPDVEAVVQTEAPDVEAVVQTEALNVEAVVQTEAPDVEAVVQSVAEEMTPELPKASPNAAAPVDQSEPREASAMVEEAVGKDPTSVLAPMEAEVLTDTDAPAIVSTAPGEALAPAPSEAAAAGVGVAAGGAAAPGEGVAAGDVAAPGDGALPEQAESSPQVKAAQLLIDTMIAAATIPEMPPLSPVTVEEATAPPSASAESPASAELSCPAEAGSTPAPGAESATAGAASAEEVQEAQVPKALLETATDCAAPAEGPMVESTPAEAPQVPEPSAEVISLAEASRGTASGKGKKGD; this is encoded by the exons ATGGGGTGCTCTTCATCCAGCGCCCAGACCCTCGACCAAGAGAACAGACCGGGTACGAAGCCGGAGGAGAACCATGGCGACCCGCTGG CCGCCGGAAACGGCTTCATTGCAGAAGACTCACAAACCATTGAGAACCAGATGCAGTTGCCTGTGCAGATGATCCTACCAGATGATCTCCATCAGGGAGTCAATGAGGAGACGGAGGCCGCCTTGATAGCCCTGGAGGCCCAGGAGGATCTCGGCTCTGGGGAAGACCTCCTAACCGATTTAGGGCCTCAACCAGAACCCGTCAGCCCTGCAGCACCGACTCCAAAGGCTGTAGTTGTGGACTCCCTGCAGCCTGTAGAGGAAGCTGTGCATTTAGGAAGTGTAGTGCCCGAGGTCGCAAGGGAGGACCGAGTCCTTGTTAAGGCGTCAGAGGACGTCCCTGCTGTTGAAGCCGTTGTGCAGAGCGAGGCCCCTGATGTTGAAGCCGTTGTGCAGACCGAAGCCCCTGATGTTGAAGCCATTGTGCAGACCGAGGCCCCTGATGTTGAAGCCGTTGTGCAGACCGAAGCCCCTGATGTTGAAGCCGTTGTGCAGAGCGAAGCCCCTGATGTTGAAGCCGTTGTGCAGACCGAGGCCCTTAATGTTGAAGCCGTTGTGCAGACCGAGGCCCCTGATGTTGAAGCCGTTGTGCAGAGCGAAGCCCCTGATGTTGAAGCCGTTGTGCAGACCGAGGCCCCTGATGTTGAAGCCATTGTGCAGACCGAGGCCCCTGATGTTGAAGCCGTTGTGCAGACCGAAGCCCCTGATGTTGAAGCCGTTGTGCAGACCGAGGCCCTTAATGTTGAAGCCGTTGTGCAGACCGAGGCCCCTGATGTTGAAGCCGTTGTGCAGAGTGTAGCTGAGGAGATGACCCCTGAGCTGCCGAAGGCCTCCCCTAATGCCGCCGCCCCAGTTGATCAATCTGAGCCACGGGAGGCTTCAGCGATGGTGGAAGAGGCGGTGGGCAAGGATCCTACTTCAGTACTCGCCCCTATGGAGGCAGAGGTTCTAACTGACACTGATGCACCAGCTATTGTCTCTACAGCACCGGGTGAAGCTTTGGCACCAGCACCAAGtgaggctgctgcagcaggtgtaGGTGTAGCAGCAGGTGGTGCTGCAGCCCCGGGTGAAGGTGTAGCAGCAGGTGATGTTGCAGCACCGGGTGACGGTGCACTACCTGAACAGGCTGAATCCTCACCCCAAGTAAAGGCAGCACAGCTCCTGATAGATACAATGATTGCTGCAGCAACTATTCCAGAGATGCCTCCATTGTCTCCAGTAACTGTTGAGGAGGCCACAGCACCTCCTTCAGCTTCAGCAGAGAGCCCGGCATCAGCAGAGCTCTCATGCCCTGCTGAAGCCGGGTCTACTCCAGCTCCAGGGGCTGAATCTGCTACTGCCGGTGCTGCTTCTGCTGAGGAGGTCCAGGAGGCTCAAGTTCCAAAAGCTCTATTGGAAACTGCAACAGACTGTGCAGCCCCAGCGGAGGGTCCCATGGTGGAGTCGACCCCAGCTGAAGCACCCCAAGTTCCTGAGCCTTCAGCTGAAG TGATTTCTCTAGCAGAGGCCTCTCGAGGTACGGCGAGCGGAAAGGGCAAAAAGGGGGATTGA